One segment of Panicum virgatum strain AP13 chromosome 3K, P.virgatum_v5, whole genome shotgun sequence DNA contains the following:
- the LOC120698215 gene encoding universal stress protein PHOS32-like: MATHPASPTAGAGSGFVSGDRSPSGPPPVRLSAAQAVAAIQPTSPRYFFSSLAAASAAASSPHRRIGIAVDLSDESAFAVKWAVQNYLRPGDAVVLLHVRPTSVLYGADWGSIPVSVDDDPDADIAEGAARAAASEEEPEEAKKKREEDFDAFTSTKAQDLAQPLVGAQIPFKIHIVKDHDMKERLCLEAERLGLSALIMGSRGFGASRRVGKGRLGSVSDYCVHHCVCPVVVVRYPDDAAGAGGGDAFGDELRPVPENEPVYHEAPEVQKEK; encoded by the coding sequence ATGGCGACCCACCCGGCCTCCccgaccgccggcgccggctccggCTTCGTCTCCGGCGACAGGTCGCcgtccgggccgccgccggtgcgcctgtccgcggcgcaggcggtggcggcgatccAGCCCACCTCGCCGCGGTACTTCTTCTCCTCGCTGGCCGCggcctccgcggctgcgtcctCCCCGCACCGCCGCATCGGCATCGCCGTCGATCTCTCCGACGAGTCCGCCTTCGCCGTCAAGTGGGCCGTCCAGAACTACCTCCGCCCCGGGGACGCCGTCGTGCTGCTGCACGTCCGCCCCACCTCCGTGCTCTACGGCGCCGACTGGGGCTCCATCCCGGTCTCCGTCGACGACGACCCCGACGCCGACATCGCcgagggcgcggcgcgcgccgcggcctccgaggaggagcccgaggaggccaagaagaagcgggaggaggacttcgacgccttcaCCTCCACCAAGGCGCAGGACCTCGCGCAGCCGCTCGTCGGCGCGCAGATCCCCTTCAAGATCCACATCGTCAAGGACCACGACATGAAGGAGCGCCTCTGCCTCGAGGCCGAGCGCCTTGGCCTGTCCGCCTTGATCATGGGCAGCCGCGGCTTCGGCGCCTCGCGCAGGGTCGGGAAAGGGAGGCTCGGGAGCGTCAGCGACTACTGCGTGCACCACTGCGTCTGCCCCGTGGTGGTTGTGCGCTACCCGGATGATGCTGCGGGTGCTGGTGGTGGCGACGCCTTCGGGGATGAGCTACGCCCGGTGCCTGAAAATGAGCCTGTGTATCATGAGGCGCCAGAGGTGCAGAAAG